The segment TCGGCGAACCCATCGTGCTCGTCGCGGCCGCGGCCGCGCACCGGCGCGAGGCCTTCGAGGCCGCGCAATGGATGATGGAGGAGATCAAGAGCGTCGTCCCCATCTGGAAGCGCGAAATCGCGCCCGGAGGCGACGCGCGATGGGTCAGGGACCCCGTGGGAGGCGGCCCTTGACGGCGGATCCCTTCTTCGAGGGTCGTGCGCTCGCCGCGGCGAAGGCCAAACGGTTCGCGGAGCGCGACGCGCCCGCGAAGACGCCCCCCGCGCAGGAGGCCGCGCGCCCGATCGCGATGGCGGAGGTGGGCGCGAAACCGCACGTCCGCCGCGAGGCGACCGCGACCGGATTCCTCGCGCTTTCCGCCGCGAGCGTCCAGCGCATCCGCGCGGGCGCCGTCGACAAGGGCGACCCCCTCGCGGTCGCGCGCGTCGCGGCGGTCATGGCGGCCAAGCGCACGCCGGACCTCGTTCCGCTCTGCCACCCGATCCCGCTCACCGGCGTGGACGTGGACCTCGCCGTCGAGGACGCGGGGCTCCGCGCGACCGTGACCGTGCGCGCGGAATACCGCACCGGCGTCGAGATGGAAGCACTCGTTGCGGTCTCGGCCGCGCTCCTCTCCGCGTGGGACGTGATGAAGCCCCACGAGAAGGACGCGAAAGGACAATACCCGCAGACGTCGATCCGGGAGATCCGCGTCCTCGAGAAGCGGAAAGGTGACGCGTCGTGAGCCGAAGTGTCGAGGAGCACCGGAAGCACGCCGAAGGCCGCTCGGTCGCCTTCGCCGTCGTCACGGTGAGCGACTCTCGGAGCGCGACGACCGACGCCTCGGGGGACGCGATCGCGCGCCTCGCGGTCGAGAGCGGGCACGGCGTCGCGCGCCGGACGCTCGTTCGCGACGAGGCCGGGGACATCCGGGCCGCCGTCCTCGACGCGCTCGACGATCCCGCGGTCGAGGCCGTGGTCACGACGGGCGGCACCGGCATCGCGCCGCGCGACGTGACCCTCGAGGCCCTCCTCGACCTCTTCGAGAAGCGCCTTCCCGGCTTCGGCGAGATCTTCCGCATGCTCTCGTTCGAGTCGGTGGGGAGCGCCGCGACCCTCACGCGCGCGGAAGGCGGCATCGCGCGGGGGAAGGCGCTTTACGTGCTTCCGGGCTCCCCGGCCGCGGTCGACCTCGCGATGCGACGGCTCATCCTCCCCGAGATCGCGCACGTCGCCGACCTCCTCGCGCGGCGCGGCTGAGGATCCAACGCCGCCACCACAATCGCCATGGCCTGCCATCGCCGCTTGCGGGGCATGGCCCTCCGTCTCGTCGTCCCTCTCCTCCTCATGGGGCTTCCCGCGATCGTCGCCGCATCGGCTGCATGTGAGCCGGGAAACCCGCCCCTCGCGGACGCGGGTTGGGCCTATGTCGACCCGGACGGGGCCTGGATCGAGACGAACGGCGTGCCGGGCCTCCAGCGCGAGGAGGGCGCCTGCGGCCCCTCCGACACGCCGGTCGTCGCCGTCGCCCATCCGGTCGGCCTCGGGGACGGGTCCGTCGCGCGGTTCGCCTTCAACGGGACGCGCGTCGCGGCCGCCGCCGAGGTCGGGGGCGCGGGCCTGTGGAGGCTCCGGGTCGCGGTCGCGGATGCGGATGGAATGCGTTGCGAGGAAAGCGAGGAGCGAGCGCTCATCGGTTCCGCGCGCCTTCGCGCCGCATGCACCGGGCACGGCGCCGGCGGAGCGTGCGGCGTCGCGGTGCTCGAGCGGCGCGGGCTCGACCGGTGGGAGACCGTCGACGCCCGGGCGCGAT is part of the Candidatus Thermoplasmatota archaeon genome and harbors:
- the moaC gene encoding cyclic pyranopterin monophosphate synthase MoaC; its protein translation is MTADPFFEGRALAAAKAKRFAERDAPAKTPPAQEAARPIAMAEVGAKPHVRREATATGFLALSAASVQRIRAGAVDKGDPLAVARVAAVMAAKRTPDLVPLCHPIPLTGVDVDLAVEDAGLRATVTVRAEYRTGVEMEALVAVSAALLSAWDVMKPHEKDAKGQYPQTSIREIRVLEKRKGDAS
- a CDS encoding molybdenum cofactor biosynthesis protein B, which encodes MSRSVEEHRKHAEGRSVAFAVVTVSDSRSATTDASGDAIARLAVESGHGVARRTLVRDEAGDIRAAVLDALDDPAVEAVVTTGGTGIAPRDVTLEALLDLFEKRLPGFGEIFRMLSFESVGSAATLTRAEGGIARGKALYVLPGSPAAVDLAMRRLILPEIAHVADLLARRG